The DNA sequence TGTTATTCTTAGTTTTTAATCATTTGAATTGGAACCCTAAGTTGATTGTGGCGCTTTCTTGTGTGTGCAAATGGTTTGACGATCTTGCTAAACGAGTGCTTTGGAAGGAGTTCTGTAGGACTCGAGCTCCCAAGATGATGCTTGATTTGCAGTCGAGTGGAAGTCATAGTGTGGATGGGAACTGGAGAGCACTTGGCAAGCTGCTAATATATTGTTCTGGATGCAACAAAAATGGGttgttcaataatattaacattcCAGGCCACTTTGTCTACCGGACACGGTTCTCAAGGACATCGGGCAAGAGCTTTCTCTTGCCACAATGCAGAACGGATGTCTTATACGTGTCTGATCCTTGCGAGCATCTTGACCAAGGGGATGAAGGAGATGTTGGTTTTTTTCGTGGGATATTTAAATCCTTTGCACTGTCAAAGGTCAGGAAAATGCTGATAAGCAGAAGTGCTCCAATGCATCCAACCGAGGTGTGTCCATATTGTAAGGCAAGGCTATGGAACATGCT is a window from the Sesamum indicum cultivar Zhongzhi No. 13 linkage group LG15, S_indicum_v1.0, whole genome shotgun sequence genome containing:
- the LOC105177302 gene encoding EID1-like F-box protein 2 isoform X2; this encodes MILTKQFRCIHSASCVCTKGHLTEEVLFLVFNHLNWNPKLIVALSCVCKWFDDLAKRVLWKEFCRTRAPKMMLDLQSSGSHSVDGNWRALGKLLIYCSGCNKNGLFNNINIPGHFVYRTRFSRTSGKSFLLPQCRTDVLYVSDPCEHLDQGDEGDVGFFRGIFKSFALSKVRKMLISRSAPMHPTEVCPYCKARLWNMLAAKMIPSSASCRLGAYEDCIEYYVCLNGHVLGICTLLPLSDTDEASEE
- the LOC105177302 gene encoding EID1-like F-box protein 2 isoform X1; the encoded protein is MTPTNGCLIFHYYLPLIIWVSLNLGLNRDTYHGFCFYDKVQTMILTKQFRCIHSASCVCTKGHLTEEVLFLVFNHLNWNPKLIVALSCVCKWFDDLAKRVLWKEFCRTRAPKMMLDLQSSGSHSVDGNWRALGKLLIYCSGCNKNGLFNNINIPGHFVYRTRFSRTSGKSFLLPQCRTDVLYVSDPCEHLDQGDEGDVGFFRGIFKSFALSKVRKMLISRSAPMHPTEVCPYCKARLWNMLAAKMIPSSASCRLGAYEDCIEYYVCLNGHVLGICTLLPLSDTDEASEE